A section of the Saccharopolyspora gregorii genome encodes:
- a CDS encoding acyl-CoA dehydrogenase family protein, producing MTAETTIAAPADPVLPGSPELAALITEIAAGAEERAAKDRNAHEQIDWIRRARLGAITLPASEGGPGASVRQLLSVVIDLAEADPNVAHALRAHFWQVNELLRALPPGPRRQHWLDEVRAGKLFGNANSERGGQAAGAFSFATGLTRTGDGFRLNGEKFYSTGTLFADHIGVSAQLDENSVAAVLVPVGREGVTVLDDWDGIGQTRTGTGTTVFDDVRIEEHEVIDVRVTDGSPRPTSDVAQLQLYLQAIIAGVLRSVATDAAALIRGRSRSFQHAPTASPADDPILHAEVGRISSAAYVAEAAVLAAADEIDAAYRSERLGSPDPALFAAASLAASKVKVHVDAIALRAATDLFEVGGASAASRSRNLDRHWRNIRTLTLHNPTAYKAAVVGDVTVNATPLPVNGYF from the coding sequence GTGACCGCCGAAACCACGATCGCCGCGCCCGCGGACCCGGTGCTGCCGGGTTCCCCCGAACTCGCCGCGCTGATCACCGAGATCGCCGCCGGGGCCGAGGAGCGCGCGGCCAAGGACCGCAACGCGCACGAGCAGATCGACTGGATCCGCCGGGCGCGCCTCGGCGCGATCACCCTGCCCGCGTCCGAAGGCGGCCCCGGTGCCTCGGTGCGGCAGCTGCTGTCGGTGGTGATCGACCTGGCCGAGGCCGATCCGAACGTGGCGCACGCGCTGCGAGCGCACTTCTGGCAGGTCAACGAGCTGCTGCGCGCGCTGCCGCCCGGCCCGCGCAGGCAGCACTGGCTCGACGAGGTCCGCGCCGGGAAGCTGTTCGGCAACGCCAACAGCGAACGCGGCGGGCAGGCGGCCGGGGCGTTCTCCTTCGCCACCGGGCTCACCCGCACCGGGGACGGATTCCGGCTCAACGGCGAGAAGTTCTACTCCACCGGCACCCTGTTCGCCGACCACATCGGGGTGTCCGCGCAGCTCGACGAGAACTCGGTCGCGGCCGTGCTGGTCCCGGTGGGCCGCGAGGGGGTGACCGTCCTGGACGACTGGGACGGCATCGGGCAGACCCGCACCGGCACCGGCACCACCGTCTTCGACGACGTGCGCATCGAGGAGCACGAGGTGATCGACGTGCGGGTCACCGACGGTTCGCCGCGGCCGACGAGCGACGTGGCGCAGCTCCAGCTGTACCTGCAGGCGATCATCGCGGGCGTCCTGCGCAGCGTGGCCACCGACGCCGCCGCGCTGATCCGCGGCCGTTCCCGCTCGTTCCAGCACGCGCCGACCGCCTCGCCCGCCGACGACCCGATCCTGCACGCCGAGGTCGGCCGGATCAGCAGCGCCGCCTACGTCGCCGAGGCCGCGGTGCTCGCCGCCGCCGACGAGATCGACGCCGCCTACCGCAGCGAACGGCTCGGTTCGCCCGACCCGGCGCTGTTCGCGGCGGCCTCGCTGGCCGCGTCCAAGGTGAAGGTGCACGTGGACGCCATCGCGCTGCGCGCGGCGACCGACCTGTTCGAGGTCGGCGGCGCGTCGGCGGCGAGCCGCTCGCGGAACCTGGACCGGCACTGGCGCAACATCCGCACCCTCACCCTGCACAACCCGACCGCCTACAAGGCGGCCGTGGTCGGCGACGTCACCGTCAACGCCACCCCGCTCCCCGTCAACGGCTACTTCTGA
- a CDS encoding NtaA/DmoA family FMN-dependent monooxygenase (This protein belongs to a clade of FMN-dependent monooxygenases, within a broader family of flavin-dependent oxidoreductases, the luciferase-like monooxygenase (LMM) family, some of whose members use coenzyme F420 rather than FMN.), protein MPRPLQFSAFVMNTTSHIASAIAHATSELGIAITSSVLQEHPFNFARKISTLDHASRGRIAWNIVTSLSPNAWRNFGYADITPHEERYAWADEYVDVVYKLWEGSWDDGALPQGRASGVHGDFSRIHKIHHEGARYRVEGPHLVAPSPQRTPLLFQAGSSPTGRRFAARNAEAQFIQSPSPADAKALVDDTRRLVAEAGRRAGDLRFFQGLSFVIGSTEAEARLRADELDEYLDDDAIIAHAAGGIGVDLGHYDLDTPIGDIESEGSRSHLLWLREAVPDREPTVRDLARLRTRNSRVVGTPEQIADRLDEWRAAGVDGINVMNYTIPGSYLEFIEHVTPVLRDRGLAQREYAPGTTRRKITGADLLDEHHPAAAYRGAFS, encoded by the coding sequence ATGCCCCGCCCCTTGCAGTTCTCCGCGTTCGTCATGAACACGACCTCGCACATCGCCTCGGCGATCGCGCACGCCACCTCGGAGCTGGGGATCGCGATCACCAGTTCGGTGCTGCAGGAGCACCCGTTCAACTTCGCCCGCAAGATCTCCACGCTGGACCACGCCTCGCGCGGCCGGATCGCCTGGAACATCGTCACCAGCCTGTCGCCGAACGCGTGGCGCAACTTCGGCTACGCCGACATCACCCCGCACGAGGAGCGGTACGCGTGGGCCGACGAGTACGTGGACGTGGTGTACAAGCTGTGGGAGGGCTCCTGGGACGACGGGGCGCTGCCGCAGGGCAGGGCGTCCGGGGTGCACGGCGACTTCAGCCGGATTCACAAGATCCACCACGAGGGTGCCCGGTACCGCGTCGAAGGACCGCACCTGGTGGCGCCGTCGCCGCAGCGCACCCCGCTGCTGTTCCAGGCGGGCTCCTCCCCCACCGGCCGCCGGTTCGCGGCCCGCAACGCGGAGGCCCAGTTCATCCAGTCTCCCAGCCCGGCGGATGCGAAGGCGCTGGTGGACGACACCCGGCGGCTCGTGGCCGAGGCCGGCCGCCGGGCGGGTGACCTGCGGTTCTTCCAGGGCCTGTCGTTCGTCATCGGCAGCACCGAGGCCGAGGCGCGGCTGCGCGCCGACGAGCTGGACGAGTACCTCGACGACGACGCGATCATCGCGCACGCGGCCGGCGGCATCGGCGTGGACCTCGGGCACTACGACCTGGACACCCCGATCGGCGACATCGAGTCGGAGGGGTCCCGCAGCCACCTGCTGTGGTTGCGGGAGGCCGTGCCGGACCGGGAGCCGACGGTGCGCGACCTCGCGCGGCTGCGCACCCGGAACAGCCGCGTCGTCGGCACCCCCGAGCAGATCGCCGACCGGCTCGACGAGTGGCGGGCCGCCGGGGTCGACGGCATCAACGTCATGAACTACACGATCCCCGGCAGCTACCTGGAGTTCATCGAGCACGTCACGCCGGTGCTGCGGGACCGCGGGCTGGCGCAACGGGAGTACGCCCCCGGCACCACCCGCCGCAAGATCACCGGCGCCGACCTGCTCGACGAGCACCACCCGGCCGCCGCCTACCGGGGCGCGTTCTCCTGA
- a CDS encoding sensor domain-containing protein gives MVDPVVSHSKNSELDREFLDLALAASGAVRWSLRLDDDGLVWTSGMDALLGLPGADEDTLRARLRELLEPIALSARTAAEWHDLDLEQRLPASDGGTRFVHFHARRHREEGEADRLIGVAADVTRVHQDRQTLTDLADRYRLLVELSPDAICVHQDGVVRYANSATLGILGTDSTDRVVGRAITDFVEADSVPMMRARLRTLTFPGARTKPAEAALHRFDGSRAPVEVVSVLTTWEGRPALQVILRDITDKKAAETSLRYQAALVQHVSNAIIATDRDSLVTSWNPAAEAVYGISADQAMGRPVDELVGARLSPAELLAAGGVSEALHRRGDGNALVVRVTVSEMDDGYVLVCADETARRRAERTFATVIDALDEGVLVVAPTGIIESANPAAQRILGAQPSELVGMDSEWWPMFDENGDRASGDTRPSTVTLRTGKPVNSQVTRVQRDDGESVWLAVSSRALNPDDRPPHRVLVSFSDITESLAARERLEHEATHDPLTGLANRTLVLRHLDSAVNSPDRTEPLAVLFVDLDNFKIVNDSLGHGVGDEVLRNIGQRLVRATSDQELVGRLGGDEFVVATQDSPDHDDLRARADELLRTLTEPTHVDGIRLHVDASVGIVVSRPGDTRSAQDLLRDADVAMYRAKAQGRGRYAFFDVELRERVQRHMLLEQELRHAVPRGQLWVAYQPVVELASERIVGAEALLRWTHPEHGAVSPAEFIPLAEESDLINEVGGFMLRTATREFAELRREHGAELQINANLSPRQLGDPRLHDTVRAALGDAGLPASSLCLEVTENALMLDATSAVRMLRGMRKLGVFLAIDDFGTGYSSLAQLRRLPLDTLKIDRSFVAELSDSDDVQAIVTSIVAMAHAVGLTVVAEGVETAEQLDILRRIGCDHGQGFYFGKPAPLAEFASLRGIAAP, from the coding sequence ATGGTTGACCCGGTGGTCTCGCACTCGAAGAACTCCGAGCTGGACCGCGAGTTCCTCGACCTCGCGCTGGCCGCCAGCGGCGCGGTCCGCTGGTCGCTGCGCCTCGACGACGACGGTCTCGTCTGGACCTCCGGCATGGACGCGCTGCTGGGCCTGCCCGGGGCCGACGAGGACACGCTGCGCGCCCGGCTGCGCGAACTCCTCGAACCGATCGCGCTGTCCGCCCGCACCGCCGCCGAATGGCACGACCTGGACCTCGAACAGCGCCTGCCCGCCTCGGACGGCGGCACCCGCTTCGTGCACTTCCACGCGCGGCGCCACCGCGAGGAGGGCGAGGCCGACCGGCTCATCGGCGTCGCGGCCGACGTCACGCGCGTGCACCAGGACCGGCAGACCCTCACCGACCTCGCCGACCGGTACCGGCTGCTGGTCGAGCTGAGCCCGGACGCGATCTGCGTGCACCAGGACGGCGTGGTCCGCTACGCGAACTCGGCGACGCTGGGCATCCTCGGCACCGACAGCACCGACCGGGTGGTCGGCCGCGCGATCACCGACTTCGTGGAAGCCGACTCGGTGCCGATGATGCGGGCGCGGCTGCGGACCTTGACGTTCCCCGGCGCGCGGACCAAACCGGCCGAGGCCGCGCTGCACCGGTTCGACGGCAGCCGCGCCCCCGTCGAGGTCGTCTCGGTGCTCACCACCTGGGAAGGCCGTCCCGCGCTGCAGGTCATCCTGCGCGACATCACCGACAAGAAGGCCGCCGAGACGAGCCTGCGCTACCAGGCGGCGCTGGTGCAGCACGTCAGCAACGCCATCATCGCCACCGACCGGGACTCGCTGGTCACCAGCTGGAACCCGGCCGCCGAGGCGGTCTACGGGATCTCGGCGGACCAGGCCATGGGCCGCCCGGTGGACGAACTGGTCGGGGCCCGGCTGAGCCCGGCGGAACTGCTCGCCGCCGGCGGGGTCAGCGAGGCGCTGCACCGGCGCGGCGACGGCAACGCGCTCGTCGTGCGGGTCACCGTCTCCGAGATGGACGACGGCTACGTGCTGGTATGCGCCGACGAGACGGCCCGCCGCCGGGCCGAACGGACCTTCGCCACCGTCATCGACGCGCTCGACGAAGGCGTGCTGGTGGTCGCCCCCACCGGGATCATCGAATCGGCCAACCCGGCGGCGCAGCGCATCCTCGGCGCCCAGCCGAGCGAACTGGTCGGCATGGACTCCGAGTGGTGGCCGATGTTCGACGAGAACGGCGACCGCGCCAGCGGCGACACCCGGCCGTCCACGGTCACGCTGCGCACGGGGAAACCGGTGAACTCGCAGGTGACGCGGGTGCAGCGGGACGACGGGGAGAGCGTGTGGCTCGCGGTGTCCTCCCGCGCGCTGAATCCCGACGACCGGCCGCCGCACCGGGTGCTGGTGTCGTTCAGCGACATCACCGAGAGCCTCGCCGCCCGCGAACGGCTGGAGCACGAGGCCACTCACGACCCGCTGACCGGGCTCGCGAACCGCACGCTGGTGCTGCGCCACCTGGACTCGGCGGTGAACTCGCCGGACCGCACCGAGCCGCTGGCGGTGCTGTTCGTCGACCTGGACAACTTCAAGATCGTCAACGATTCGCTGGGGCACGGCGTCGGCGACGAGGTGCTGCGCAACATCGGGCAGCGGCTGGTGCGCGCCACCAGCGACCAGGAGCTCGTCGGCAGGCTCGGCGGCGACGAGTTCGTGGTCGCCACCCAGGACTCGCCGGACCACGACGACCTGCGCGCCCGCGCGGACGAACTGCTGCGCACCCTCACCGAACCGACGCACGTGGACGGCATCCGGCTGCACGTGGACGCCAGCGTCGGCATCGTCGTGTCCCGGCCCGGCGACACCCGCTCCGCCCAGGACCTGCTGCGCGACGCGGACGTGGCGATGTACCGGGCGAAGGCGCAGGGCCGCGGCCGGTACGCGTTCTTCGACGTGGAGCTCCGGGAACGCGTGCAGCGGCACATGCTGCTGGAGCAGGAGCTGCGCCACGCCGTGCCGCGCGGCCAGCTGTGGGTGGCCTACCAGCCGGTGGTGGAGCTGGCCTCCGAGCGCATCGTCGGCGCCGAAGCGCTGCTGCGCTGGACCCACCCGGAGCACGGTGCCGTCTCCCCCGCCGAGTTCATCCCGCTCGCCGAGGAGAGCGACCTGATCAACGAGGTCGGCGGGTTCATGCTCCGCACCGCGACCCGCGAGTTCGCCGAGCTGCGGCGGGAGCACGGCGCGGAACTGCAGATCAACGCGAACCTCTCCCCCCGCCAGCTCGGCGACCCGCGGCTGCACGACACGGTGCGGGCCGCGCTCGGCGACGCCGGGCTGCCCGCGAGCTCGCTGTGCCTGGAGGTCACCGAGAACGCGCTGATGCTGGATGCGACCTCGGCGGTGCGGATGCTGCGCGGGATGCGGAAGCTGGGCGTGTTCCTGGCGATCGACGACTTCGGCACCGGGTACTCCTCGCTGGCGCAGCTGCGGCGGCTGCCGCTGGACACGCTCAAGATCGACCGGTCGTTCGTGGCCGAACTCAGCGATTCCGACGACGTGCAGGCGATCGTCACCAGCATCGTGGCGATGGCGCACGCGGTGGGGCTCACCGTGGTCGCCGAGGGCGTGGAGACCGCGGAGCAGCTGGACATCCTGCGGCGCATCGGCTGCGACCACGGCCAGGGCTTCTACTTCGGCAAACCGGCCCCGCTGGCCGAGTTCGCCTCCCTCCGCGGCATCGCCGCGCCCTGA
- a CDS encoding beta-ketoacyl synthase N-terminal-like domain-containing protein yields the protein MNSQRSEIEIGGIGAVTGYGWGRAELWDGLATSKLAATLVDGYGPDQDRTAWVARVPDGGDPADGPSRFARAMRSAAREAIADAGERGWEPGRRVGLLHAVVLGEVDLWREFYQSRGGQVSVREYLALMPSTPMSTFMKEFGFHGPAMNVSAMCASGNAGMLTAKAWLDAGIVDDVIFVATDLSASPENVLHFERLGVVVTDADPLDACRPFQEGSRGFVMGEASVGMVLSRGLPDAYARVLGGAMSHDAHHVTSIEPNLAEVTRCVRDALDNAGVAGGDIRYLNAHGPGTAQCDRAEARFCAELLGADTEIFSVKPLAGHCQGAASAVEVAATALGHRHGLVPAAPRQAAGDPRLLDGPTPFDGGLTLKSSIGMGGHNSAVVLAPPR from the coding sequence ATGAACTCACAGCGCTCTGAAATCGAAATCGGCGGCATCGGCGCGGTGACCGGCTACGGCTGGGGTCGCGCCGAGCTCTGGGACGGCCTGGCCACCTCGAAGCTCGCCGCCACCCTCGTCGACGGGTACGGGCCCGACCAGGACCGCACCGCCTGGGTCGCGCGCGTGCCCGACGGCGGCGACCCCGCGGACGGGCCGAGCCGCTTCGCCAGGGCGATGCGCTCGGCGGCCCGCGAAGCGATCGCGGACGCCGGCGAACGCGGCTGGGAACCCGGCCGCCGGGTCGGCCTGCTGCACGCCGTGGTGCTCGGTGAAGTGGATCTGTGGCGGGAGTTCTACCAGTCCCGCGGCGGGCAGGTCTCGGTTCGCGAATACCTGGCGCTGATGCCCTCCACCCCGATGTCGACGTTCATGAAGGAATTCGGATTCCACGGACCCGCCATGAACGTTTCCGCCATGTGCGCGTCGGGGAACGCCGGGATGCTCACCGCCAAGGCGTGGCTGGACGCCGGGATCGTCGACGACGTGATCTTCGTAGCCACCGACCTGTCGGCGAGCCCGGAGAACGTGCTGCACTTCGAACGGCTCGGCGTCGTGGTCACCGATGCCGATCCGCTCGACGCCTGCCGCCCGTTCCAGGAAGGCAGCCGCGGTTTCGTCATGGGCGAGGCCTCGGTCGGCATGGTGCTGTCCCGCGGCCTTCCCGACGCCTACGCGCGGGTGCTCGGCGGCGCCATGTCGCACGACGCGCACCACGTCACCTCGATCGAGCCGAACCTGGCGGAGGTGACCCGCTGCGTGCGGGACGCGCTGGACAACGCCGGGGTGGCGGGCGGCGACATCCGCTACCTCAACGCGCACGGCCCCGGCACCGCGCAGTGCGACCGCGCCGAAGCGCGGTTCTGCGCGGAACTGCTGGGCGCGGACACCGAGATCTTCTCGGTGAAGCCGCTCGCCGGGCACTGCCAGGGGGCGGCGTCGGCGGTCGAGGTGGCGGCCACCGCGCTGGGCCACCGGCACGGCCTCGTCCCGGCCGCGCCGCGGCAGGCGGCGGGCGATCCGCGGCTGCTGGACGGCCCGACGCCGTTCGACGGCGGGCTCACCCTGAAGTCCTCCATCGGCATGGGCGGCCACAACTCGGCCGTCGTGCTCGCCCCGCCGCGGTGA
- a CDS encoding adenosine deaminase — translation MNAAPTPPKAELHVHIEGTLEPEMVFDLARRNGIELPHESVADLRAKYRFSDLQSFLDIYYANMAVLRTEADFRDLAAAYLDRCAEQGVRHAEIFFDPQAHLKRGVPMETVIGGLHSALADSDVSASLILCFLRDESAESAAEALRLAEPFLDRIVGVGLDSAEMGHPPSKFTEVFARARELGLRAVAHAGEEGPPEYVREALDLLGVQRIDHGIRALEDPELVERLRRERIPLTVCPLSNVRLGAFAELSGHTLPALLEHGLLVTVNSDDPAYFGGYVDENFDAVRRELGLSTEQLRELAANSFRAAFLDDRRRDEFLAEVAAWTP, via the coding sequence ATGAACGCCGCGCCCACCCCGCCCAAGGCCGAACTGCACGTGCACATCGAAGGCACCCTCGAACCCGAGATGGTCTTCGACCTGGCGCGGCGCAACGGCATCGAGCTCCCCCACGAGTCGGTCGCCGACCTGCGGGCGAAGTACCGGTTCAGCGATCTGCAGTCGTTCCTGGACATCTACTACGCGAACATGGCCGTGCTGCGGACCGAGGCCGACTTCCGCGACCTGGCCGCCGCCTACCTGGACCGCTGCGCCGAGCAGGGCGTGCGGCACGCGGAGATCTTCTTCGACCCGCAGGCGCACCTGAAGCGCGGCGTGCCGATGGAGACCGTGATCGGGGGGCTGCACTCGGCGCTGGCGGACAGCGACGTGTCGGCCTCGCTGATCCTCTGCTTCCTGCGCGACGAGTCCGCCGAATCGGCGGCCGAGGCGCTGCGGCTGGCCGAACCGTTCCTGGACCGCATCGTCGGGGTCGGCCTCGACTCGGCCGAGATGGGGCACCCGCCGTCGAAGTTCACCGAGGTGTTCGCCCGGGCCCGCGAACTGGGCCTGCGCGCGGTCGCGCACGCCGGTGAGGAGGGGCCGCCGGAGTACGTGCGGGAGGCGCTGGACCTGCTGGGCGTGCAGCGCATCGACCACGGCATCCGCGCGCTGGAGGACCCGGAGCTGGTGGAACGGCTCCGCCGGGAGCGGATCCCGCTGACGGTGTGCCCGCTGTCCAACGTGCGGCTCGGCGCGTTCGCGGAGCTCAGCGGGCACACGCTGCCCGCGCTGCTGGAGCACGGGCTGCTGGTGACGGTGAACTCGGACGACCCGGCGTACTTCGGCGGGTACGTAGACGAGAACTTCGACGCGGTGCGCCGCGAGCTGGGGCTGAGCACCGAGCAGCTGCGGGAGCTGGCGGCGAACTCGTTCCGCGCGGCGTTCCTCGACGACCGGCGCCGGGACGAGTTCCTCGCCGAAGTGGCGGCCTGGACGCCCTGA
- a CDS encoding MarR family winged helix-turn-helix transcriptional regulator: MSPVEPDLELGDDPLALDRQVCFALSVASRSVIALYRPLLEPLNLTHPQYLVMLALWEAEPRSVKDLSHTVQAEPATLSPLLKRLEAVGYLTRSRNAGDERSVTVGLTPAGRELRAEAEKIPQQIVDRLGLPLSTLEALNTALREVMAAAQHAKAAPPAR, encoded by the coding sequence ATGAGCCCCGTCGAACCGGACCTGGAACTCGGCGACGACCCGCTGGCGCTGGACCGGCAGGTCTGCTTCGCGCTGTCGGTCGCGTCCCGCAGCGTCATCGCGCTGTACCGGCCGCTGCTCGAACCGCTCAACCTCACCCACCCGCAGTACCTGGTGATGCTCGCGCTGTGGGAGGCCGAACCGCGCTCCGTCAAAGACCTCAGCCACACCGTGCAGGCCGAACCGGCGACGTTGTCCCCGCTGCTCAAGCGCCTCGAAGCGGTCGGCTACCTCACGCGCAGCCGCAACGCGGGCGACGAGCGCTCGGTCACCGTCGGCCTCACCCCCGCCGGGCGCGAACTCCGCGCCGAGGCCGAGAAGATCCCGCAGCAGATCGTCGACCGCCTCGGCCTGCCGCTGAGCACCCTCGAAGCGCTGAACACCGCCCTGCGCGAGGTGATGGCCGCCGCCCAGCACGCCAAGGCGGCGCCCCCCGCGCGGTGA
- a CDS encoding DUF5313 domain-containing protein, which produces MTEAKRVRPDPVRWVWYAFGGKLPSRHDEWVLHDVTARTWQLRHAVRSLVQISPGLLFLLVPGPMWIKAMAILGGAILAVWYGMAYAEFTCEHRAFKQGYPLGTARRVRKEASEWMSEQQRARYAALYRTPEQDGSGEQAGS; this is translated from the coding sequence GTGACCGAGGCGAAGCGGGTGCGCCCCGACCCGGTGCGCTGGGTCTGGTACGCGTTCGGCGGCAAGCTGCCGTCGCGGCACGACGAGTGGGTGCTGCACGACGTCACCGCTCGCACCTGGCAGCTGCGCCACGCGGTGCGCAGCCTGGTGCAGATCTCCCCGGGGCTGCTGTTCCTGCTGGTCCCCGGCCCGATGTGGATCAAGGCGATGGCGATCCTGGGCGGCGCGATCCTCGCGGTCTGGTACGGCATGGCCTACGCCGAGTTCACCTGCGAGCACCGCGCGTTCAAGCAGGGCTATCCGCTCGGCACCGCGCGCCGGGTCCGCAAGGAGGCCTCCGAGTGGATGAGCGAGCAGCAGCGCGCCCGCTACGCGGCGCTCTACCGGACGCCCGAGCAGGACGGCTCCGGCGAGCAGGCCGGGAGCTGA
- the dapA gene encoding 4-hydroxy-tetrahydrodipicolinate synthase: MTTTLGTLLTAIVTPFDDELKVDEDAFVALLHHVIDSGSDGVVVCGTTGEAATLTNEEHLRLVEIACAERPEGVTILGSTGSNDTAQACAMTERVTELGVDGVLSVTPYYNRPNRRGLVRHYTEIAQATDKPVVLYNVPSRTAIDVPNDLLAELAQIERVDYVKQANDDNLALIDGLGVYSGNNETFARALDMGGVGGIVVASHVAGPQMRRMIDEPENRAELDAALKDLFAALSVTTNPIPVKAALNLLGHRVGGPRLPLVEADEAETAVVRNALIAAGFLEP; this comes from the coding sequence ATGACGACCACACTCGGAACCCTGCTCACCGCGATCGTCACCCCGTTCGACGACGAGCTGAAAGTGGACGAGGACGCGTTCGTCGCGCTGCTGCACCACGTGATCGACAGCGGTTCCGACGGCGTGGTGGTCTGCGGCACCACCGGCGAGGCGGCGACGCTCACCAACGAGGAGCACCTGCGGCTCGTCGAGATCGCCTGCGCCGAACGGCCCGAGGGCGTCACGATCCTCGGCTCGACCGGCTCCAACGACACCGCGCAGGCGTGCGCGATGACGGAGCGGGTGACGGAGCTCGGCGTGGACGGCGTGCTGTCGGTGACGCCGTACTACAACCGGCCGAACCGGCGCGGGCTGGTGCGGCACTACACCGAGATCGCGCAGGCCACCGACAAGCCGGTCGTGCTCTACAACGTCCCGTCCCGCACCGCGATCGACGTGCCGAACGATCTGCTCGCCGAGCTCGCCCAGATCGAGCGCGTCGACTACGTGAAGCAGGCCAACGACGACAACCTGGCGCTGATCGACGGGCTCGGCGTCTACTCGGGCAACAACGAGACCTTCGCGCGCGCCCTCGACATGGGCGGCGTCGGCGGCATCGTGGTGGCCAGCCACGTGGCCGGCCCGCAGATGCGGCGGATGATCGACGAGCCGGAGAACCGGGCCGAGCTGGACGCCGCGCTGAAGGACCTGTTCGCGGCGCTGTCGGTGACGACGAACCCGATCCCGGTGAAGGCGGCGCTGAACCTGCTCGGCCACCGCGTCGGCGGCCCGCGGCTGCCGCTGGTGGAGGCCGACGAGGCCGAGACCGCCGTCGTCCGCAACGCCCTCATCGCAGCCGGCTTCCTCGAACCCTGA